CTGGACCCATTGCATGTGCAAGGAAGTGGAGAAAACAAGAATTTGGAAGGAAATGTGGGCTTGTAATTGAACCAAGTATTTCCTATGCACGTCGAACTGCTTCTTCTGACGTCGTCCAAATTAAGCTATTTGGCTAAGTTAATGAGCTGAATATAAGTTAATTTTCCTAATGTCCAATTATTATGcaaaaattaatccatcatgcttatgTATACCTCACGGCTTGTTTTTCCACTACCAATATTTGACATTGAAAGGTTAACTTGGTCGCCGTGCATGCAGGATGGCATTCTAATATGGCGCGGCAAGCTCAACAGCAACAGATGGCAACCATGGCTCCCCCTGTGCATCAAACCATGCAACAGATGGCGACAATGGCTCCCCCTGTGCATCAAACCAAGCCACAGAAGGCGACAATGAGTCCCCCTGTGCGTCAAACCATCAGCATTTTAGCCATGTCCTACACGGTCATAATCCCATATCTATTAAATGAGTTGCATTCATATAGGTTACATAACCTCGCCTAAATTATTTAAGAGGGaagaaaatgatataaaattatTAGGGAAAGGTCCCACGTGCTTGGGAGGTCGATATCAATCTGATACGGTTTGATTTTCCAAATCTGTGGAAACGGTCCCATAATTTTGACATGCCTTAAATGACATCATTATAACCTCACCTAAATTATTTAAGACGGAAGGCCCATTGTAAGAAGCCGATCTTGCAAAGTAGGACAAAGCCTCCTGCTCAATCTACTGTGTAGAACAACTGCTGCGAAAAGAACACTGTATATTGTTTGTAAGTTCATGAAATAATAAACAAAGAACATCTCTGCCTACTGGGGCATGATAATGGTGTGGTGGACAAgatgtgtttttgtgtgtgtgccTATATGTGTGTACTGGTAGGTGTTAAATAATATCATACCATATTTTACAAATTGGTAGTtaggaaaaaaacaatgagaaatggtattaaataatataaaaaattggaaaattgtCCATCCCttgtgtctctttttttttcttttgtttaatctcttatctaaaaaaaatcaagagctAAGATTGTAAACTTGTCGGTTTAATATATAAGTGTTGTTTTGCACctaataatctctctctctctctctctctctctctctctctctctctatatatatatatatatatatacactgaaTGGCTATTAGGCCTCTCATCGTCATGCCACACATTTGGCTCGAGGTCGGAATTCTCTCCATATGGTTGGAGGAATCCACATTTAGATATATAAAAGCAGTCACGACGGAGGTATTATAGTGATAGCTTACGGTAGGTTCAATAGTTTATgatttttaaacttaattttttaatttttttagccATTCAAgcaattttaattcttttgcacacacacacacatctacGCACATAATGTTTCCTAACTTGCATGGGTtgaacaaaattttcttcacaTCGTTGCAGCATGTGCAACCAGCGCAATGATGTACATTCTCATTGCGTGTTGCTTTGGCGTCCCATGCATACTGTCCTGCACTTGCAGAACAAAGCTGCGAGGCAAGTATGGTCTCCCGGCGTCTCACTGGATTGTTCACTGTCTTTGTGATTATTGTGCTATCTGCCAAGCGTAATGGGAACTCCAGAACAGAGGCCTGGATCCTAGTCTTGGTAAACTATTCTCATCTTTACACTTTAAAAGAAGCCGgttagcattttttttattgctcgACAGTCCAACCGCAGCTTTTTCTATTAtattattttgttcattttttataaaatcaaatattatggTCACAACCAAAATGTTACAAAGTTATATAAAAATGGCATTCTTTTAAGTTTGTAACTGAGATTCTAGCCGCTAAATTTATCTGTTTCTTAGTCAATCCAGGGCCATAATTCAATTTGCAGTATCGGATTGTAGCTTCCTCGTCTTGTTTCTCGGTGCACAagtttttatatggtttttcctttcttgtgctTTATGCTTTTGATTGATACAAAATTTCTGATTGTgaatcatatttatttattcatcaaTGTGTGGAAAtgtattagtttttatattctGATGGGATGCAATGAAGGGCGAGTCGGAGCTAGCTCGTGAGAACAAGTTTGTGATCAACAGTTGCAAATTTAAGCGACACAAGGAAACAATGATCACGGCAATGCTGGTTCTCCTTCACAGAAGGATATGGTTTCTCGGTGAGTAGATCCTACCAACTAGAAAGAGCCAGAGCTCCCACCCAACACTTTGTTTTCACCTCCAAATATAAATTTACAAGAAACACATATATTGCGTCAACTGTGCACACATTTATGCACGTTATGTTCCCGgaaaatttggaaaacttatgCACGCAGTAGTATATTGCGTCAACTGTGGATACCTTGCCTAACCAACGGATTGAATTCgaatcatttatatattttaccaTATGCATTTTCtcggatatttatatatgttcGAATCCGGAATTTTATTACCTGTACCAATATTTAACATTTGGAACGTTGATAATTTGGTCTTACGGATGCAGGATGGCATGCCAATATGATGCTGCAAGCTCGACAGCAACAGACGACCATGGCTCCCCCTGTAAATCAGACCATGAGAGCTTGAGCTTGCCTCCACTTACTAAGGATCTAAAGCTATATGTGCAACCCTTCGGTTCAATTTTTTGACTTTGTTATCTGTTTGGTGGTGTTAATTTGGCGTGCAATAAGCTTCGGTTTGCCTTTTAAGTCAAGCGTCAACATAGTGAGTAGCTTGTAATGAAAATACTCCCGTCTAGGTCTCCATCATCTTGTTGTTTAGCATAAGTCAATTACAATACTTTTCCTTTCTGGTGTGTTATGCTTTTGATCGAAGCCAAATCTCTAAGTGTAAACCTTAAGAATTTATCAAGCATCATATGATAATGCGTCAGTATTATATTTTGATGAACCATAAATTTTGCAGGGATATTTTTAccacatcaacaaaaacatgtgACATCCGATCCACAGGTTTCAAATATGAAGTAACTGAACGGCCCCTTAGTATTCCAATATGGCATTTTAGGAAGAGGTGTAAATGTTTCGGAGtttgcacatatatatgtcataatCACCCAATCATCTAATCAGAACCGTCCAAATaatggatggttaagagaaaaaaaatgtgatgggTATTTTGATTATCTAATATCATTTCTCacctttttcttcatgtttttctttatacatatatatataagagagagagagagagaaagagagagagagagatccaatGATCTAGGAACATTTCAATATAAAAGAAGACAATGCAAGGATATGTAAAGTCTTCGATTAGGCAAGCAACCTTAGCTCTAATCAATTATGAACACAATGTGCATAGGGACTTTCTTACAAGTTACAAACCCATCCGACCACGTTTTTTCATGGGATCGTCACATGTACAATGAATCCAAAGTAGAATGAAGTGGAAAAgtaaagcaaaacaaatattgcaacaaagagaagaagagaaacgaAAAACCGCCACGACAAGACTTGCCTATGACGGAGATACTTGAGAGCATGCTCTTTCGACACAGACAGTTAGAGGATCTACTTTTTCATATCAGGTTGGACGGGCGGGGGCTCATTGGCTCCATAGTTGCTTCTTCCTTGTTTACCTTGCCAACCTACACACGTACAACGTACAATATGTAATCTACATGTCATAGTTACTTAGAAAcgacatgtatatatatatttaaagagAGAGTGATTGGTAAAAATTAAACACTTATGTCAAGAATAAAAAACCAtaccctttaaatatgatatttaaagtggtTTGTTTGAAATCTAACTTTACCAAGATGATCTCAAGGATAGCTTGATGCCAAagatatattaagttgatcatttcttGGGTTTCAATAGTGTTCttgtaataaacaaaaatgaatggctctcacaacgtcaacattttgataatagaaaaaccaatatttttcataaagacaacttgattcaaagcatgttttatatcaaaactttttgataaatatattaaaataatgttagcaaaaaatgaaagggtctggtttttattagTGATctaagtgtctggtttttaccaatgtGTCTGTGTGGAGGGTGGGGATAGAGAGTGTaataaaagaagaaggagaagggatGGAAGTTTATGCAAGCAGCTAGCAAATTAAGGCCCTCGATCATAATCTCAAGAGGGGCGTTCTGTTGTAAACCTATAGTGGGGTCAAAGCCACGATTCTTCAGCTCTCGGTGTTCTTGGCACAGCGCGCAACTGGTGCAACAGCAATGGAGGAGGCAATCTCCTATAGGTGCCTCTGCAAGCTGGAATTGGCCTCTGAGTCTTGTCCTGTATGGATAGGAGTAGAAGCAACTGCAGCCGGTACACCCGATCACACAATAGATAAAGGCATTGGAGGCACATGCTGCACCCACAAATATAAATTTACAAGAAACACATATAACTTCAGTACACATAGAAAATCCTATCTCGACGAGTTGATAGAAACTTTGGAGGCATTCAGCTAATTGTTGGCTTGAACAAAAGAAGTAGAATTAAGTTGTCCAGATATAAGCTATCCGATTAGTTTACCAAATTTCATACAACATGCAGTCTAAAACAAGAACAACATGAACTTATGAAGCTGGCTGATTTTTTAACTTTCAGTTGAGATTGTTCAATTTTCAAATGGCCTACAGATATGGGCCGCGCTTGGCGAACTAGAGCATGCTAACTGTGAGAAAGTAATTAAGCTGGGAATGAAAGGGAGCTTACACGTGCTTCCGCGGTCGATTATCTCTGCATTCCGCCCGAAGGTGATGCAAGGCAAGCAGCACGTAATAATGCCTACACCATTAAACAATCACCACTAGTTGCTTCGGAAGAAAAACACTTGAGAAatattatgtttttatataCACATGCTCAAAGAATGCCATGTTCATGTCTCGAGAAACATAACGTAATTATGGATATCGTTTCCAGATTCAACAATTAAATGCAAGACATAATCCCATCGTGTTGCCCAAAACAAGAACTCGGTGCTCTTAATATGTGTCCTTCAGGAGGTATTGGACAAGAGAAACACAAACACAGTATTTCAAGAATCAATCATaaagattgaagcagattcataacACACTAAATGCAGTGTTATCATTCATGGAACACTGTGCTCGTGTTTCCATGACCGAATACTCCATTGAGAACTTGTGGTctaaaaaacaatgttcttcTGATGGAATTTCATGGCAACAGTCAAGTCTAATGCAAGCATCTCTTGACACAAGCATGTAGATATATTAACACGCACGCACACAGAGAGATTGGAGGGAATGGAAAGACAATTACAATTGGTTGGCTCTTCAAAACAGTCGCAAAGGCCGGTTGTCCACGGCTGGACATTGATGGGAAATACGGGCTGGGAAGGGGCATAACCAGGCTGAGGAGGGACGTTGGAGTTCATGATAAATGACGAAGATGATGAAGAACCAGGCTTGCAGTTGCAGAAGGAGATTGTGTAAATTTATACTAgtgaaaggaaataagaaagGGCCTAGTCTATGATGGAGATGGGTCTGTCGATAGCTCATGCTTAGTTGGCTTGCAAAACGTGCTCAGCAATATGTCGTCCTCATTCATAAACAAGTAGCCAGTCACTATCCCCATTTCAATGCCCTTCAAAATTCGGCACATCTTTTGCTGAATCCAAGTACATATAATCGCAAATAAGTTGCTGTAATGGAGATTCTTTGTTCATatgttgatttttatatatgGTAATTGCATAATCACTGATGTTTCCCCTATTATAGTTGCATATCGATTTCTCTCTTGACTTTTTGGCAGTTGAACGCACGATGTTTCCATGATATGCGTTCTTCTCAATTCCTTTAGAAAATTTGTCATACTCTTATTCTTTCTAACTATTTATTAATTATTACGTGCAAAGCTTACGTCTCATTGAGTTGGCGTGGGGAGACAAGCCCATTCAACTCCAACCCGGAGCTTGATTGTCATTTCtcatattcctttttttttatttcataacaACTTGGCCAGAATCATcgcatatatataaaattcaacATTAATAAACGCATCGAACGAGTTTGAACCAGAAACAGATGGGGCATGGTATCGAATCAAACATTATCACGTCGGAGAGAGAGTCTCTTTGCATCTACCAGATATTTAATTATATCATTGACCCCTGAATTTACTTCCAATTTGATCTTGAAGGAAATCATCATCATgcaaaaatttagttttcttccattcttttcatGTGGAAAACACTTGAGCCCATCTGGAGTTCAAAAAAATCTTCCTAATTTGCTAGGGATTTTGTTCATAATAAATAAAGCAACCCACATCACGGACaggaataattaaaaaataattgggCAGCTTGTGCTTCAGAGTCAGGTGAGGAGGATAACGTCCCTCGCGGATCTCGTGTGGATTGACGTGAACGTGAGAATAACCAAATATGATAACTCAAGGAGGACTTAATTTTGCTTAATTTTCACGAAATTTGTACGTTTTGAATTAAGAAATGAAGAGACGGAGAAGATACAGAAAATTAATGAAACTTGGCTAAGATACTGAGGTGAAACAAAGAGTCGGCCGGTTGCTTGCTTGCGGATAAAACTTGTTTGTCGTCTATTAATTTTCCCTATTCTCGATTGCCAAGTGAAGAAAGACGGCTCCCATCGCAACTGAAGAAATTCGCAAgatattctttttaatttcttgcttttaaAAATCGTAACACTCAACGTCCGTGTGTGTATGTCAAAGCCTATCGCTTTGTTTTGCTAGAAaattaatacatatatatatatatatatatatatatatataaagtcaatCATGATAGCGAATTCACAAAGCATCAGAACTATAAATCAGATTTCTCGTGTCGTAGAATTTGATTTGACATAGAATTCTTATGttctatatattatattttaatatatcttGCGTTCATTATATACATGGTTAGATCTATGAAAAGCAAGCACAAATATAAGGGAAGTGTACTTCCAATGGAAATTGCTTGGGAGATAggcttccctctctctcttaaattCAATGCTTTCTTCAATTTCCAATTAACACCTGACTTATATTTAAGCCATGATATACGTTAAAATGTCAATGATTCTTTGTATATATGTTCTTTAGAAAGTTTTGAGTTATTTAAGATTATAAGACTCAAGGGTTTCTAACGTTATTCAATATTAGAAATTTCTGAACTTTTGAAGTTATTCAATATTAGAATCAAATTATCACAACACGGTTGTGGGTAACTGTAGTTTAGGATAATCGAAGTATGGaagtttatttcatttaattgtATTCTTGAGAAATTAAACCCATAAGTACATCCGCGTTAGTCATTTATATTTTGATCATTGGTATAGTCAAAGACCAATCAAAAAAAGGCGTATAGTATAGACAATATggtcattgtattttttttttctcattaatatgTAAGATTAATCGAAAAGGATTATCAAAACAATCCTTTTAAAACGAGAAGGAAATGAATCagtaaaatactttttaaagtttatgtattttcttttcttttaaactcTACCATGCGTAGTCCTCCATACAGGAGGGGCCGATTTTGTATGTATATGGTCGCACATCGCAGAATCGTGGGTTCAATATCTATTTGACTCGCAAAAGTCCACGTCGGTGAAGAGTGTagatatatatacgtatatgggCACTGGAAGCAGCTAAAATGGTCAGACTTAAAAGCGGGGGAGGGAGGAAATGGGACTTTCGAAGAAGAATGACCCGAATGTAGGCCCTCCAGCGCCAACGCACGCTGGCCAAGCCCCTCCTCTTCAGCACCCACCGGATGAAGCGCCCCAACAATACCCACCAGCAAGTGCCCCTGATGCGGCAGAGCCCAGCAACCCATGCCCTTTCCCTCCCCAGGCAGCAGCCTTCCACCCTCCGCCTCAACCTACAGTCCCTTTCCCAGCACCAGCACAGCATCAGCCACGTTACCCTGCTCCAGCAACCTGCCCGCCGTCCGGTCCCCAACAGCCCAATCAGGCACCCACGCCGGTGCAAGGGTTTGCTTGTGAGAACCCATATGGGCCGAAGCCGGTAACCTACCCGCCGTCCGGTCCCCAACAGCCCAATCAGGCACCCACGCCGGTGCGAGGGTTTGCTAGTGGGAACCCATATGGGCCGAAGCCGGTAACCTACCCGCCGTCCGGTCCCCAACAGCCCAATCAGGCACCCACGCCGGTGCCAGGGTTTGCTTATGAGAACCCATATGGGCCGAAGCCGATATCCTACCCGCCGTCCGATCCCCAACAGCCCAATCAGGCACCCACGCCGGTGCCAGGGTTTGCTTGTGTGAACCCATATGGGCCGAAGCCGGTAACCTACCCGCCGTCCTGTCCCCAACAGCCCAATCAGGCACCCACGCCGGCAGGTCGCTATGGTCCTGGTCCACAATATTCTGCGGACTGGACGACCGGTCTCTTCGATTGCTTGGAAGATCCTAACAGCGGTATACTTTCGTCTTCTCCTCATTTTATTGATGCTACAAATTTACTCATCCTGAGTTAGCTGGAAAACTGTGATCAGAGACTTAAAACGGTTCCTTAACTCTGACATGTTGGAGACAGCATCTTAACAATCATTCCAGCtaccaaatttttgaattttcttcttacGTAAGATTTACATGTTCCCGATCGTTTTCCGCAGCTTTAATTACTTTCTGCTTGCCTTGCCTGACGTTCGGACAAGTGGCGGAGATATTGGACGGCGGACAGACCTGTAGGTCATCTCATCTTCAATTAATTAAGATCGCTTGACAAATTATGTTTTCTAGCTTGCATGGTTCTGAACAAAGTTTGCTTCTAAATGGCTTCAGCATGTGCTACCAGCGCAATGATGTATAGTCTAATCACCTTCGCCTTTACCGCCCCATGGATACTGTCCTGCACCTACAGAACGAAGCTTCGAACTAAGTACGGTCTCCCGGAGTCTCCCGCTCCCGACTTCATTGTTCACTGCCTTTGTGAAACGTGTGCTCTCTGCCAAGAGTATAGGGAACTCCGCAACAGAGGCCTCGATCCTGCTCTTGGTAAGTATTACTCAATCTGTCATGTTTTCAAAGAAAGAGTATGGAAAAGATTACAAGGAACGGCCCTATATTAGGGGAATTAATAACTGCCCAAAACTTGTCAAATGtaccttttcatttcattctcAAGCCGCCACCTTTGGTCTATAGAAAACTTCGACGTGAAACAGAAAGTATTTGTCATAATTATAtgtctttttagaaaaaaaaagatctaaaATGAAGCAGCATGGGTAGAAGGCGAGCCAGAAATTGAGCCGCGTTCTTTGTTTCTGTTAAGCTTTTTGTAGATAATTTTATTTAGAGAAACAACTTTATAATTTATCAGTTCACAGCATTAATTGGAAAAGTTGAGCGAGTTGATTTGTCCGGTGAATACTTTGATCTAATGTAGAACACCTTGCCTTTTGAAGCTTATCTCAAAATTGGATACGGTTTGATATTTTAAGCTagttaattagttttttttaatcaggAAAACAGTGTAATGGGATTGCATGCCTATTTACCTTGACAATAACTTGCCAAAAATAATTAGGGATCCGATCGACGTGATGATCTGACCACGCACAATTCTGGTAGTATCCACACTTACCGCATCACCGGAGCACGCCGGTGATCTTCGCAACTTGTCCGGAGGAAACTGACGTAAATGCATCGCCGGATATTGATGATGTATAATTAACCGGCTCAagctttttttttcacaattttttaatattcggagttataaatttttatctcaaaaaattcaagATCCTTTTATACTCACAAATGTTTTAATTTCAATAACAATATTGAACATTTCAAACGTAATTAATTTGGTCATATGGATGCAGGATGGCAGGGCAATATGATGCTGCAATCTCAACCGCAACAGGCCATGGCTCCCCCGGTGTATCAAACAATGAATATGTAACCCTTCCCTTTAGTTCTTCGACTCTTTTCTTGGTGTTTGGCAGTGTGGAAATTGGCGTGCCTCCGGGAAGCTTTGGTTTTGCCTTTAAGCCAATGGTATTGAAATATTAGTCTTCCTATCTACGGCGTCATCGtattctaagtttttttttttttttttttaataacagtgaaaaaaataaacgtGTGATCAATATAGCGCTATTGCTAAATGGAGATAATATTGATCGCAATGCTAATAAGATTTGAGATTGTGATTCATGGCAAAGATCGTGGCAATGAAGTTCATGATGGATCTAAGAGATTAGTGGTTAAAGATAATGCACAGATCAAGAAATTATTGTGCTATTATTGTGATATAAGAAGCAGACGACCACTTTATCGATTGGCCTTCCATGGGCGCAAGGAAATGGCTCTATGTTTTATGTTGTGTTGCTTTTTATGAATTTGAACTGATCGGACCTTTAGGTTAACCTCTGGATCTGAATCAGACTTCTAAACTGAGTTCAAATcacattatatttatacaatataggatatttattgaAAACTATATCTGATGTGAATCCAAGTCTGGTCAATTATTTACATAAGTCTGAATTTGAGTATGAATCTCCTGTATCCGGATCCAATCAGCATTCTTAATTGGATATCAATTTTTTCCCATATCCAATTCTTTTTATGTGGCTGGTTTGATATCAGATCTATGTGATGAGGAATTAACTCCTCATCCATTTTCATGGTCTTATAACATTATACTTTTAGTATACCTTTGCAATTAGATCTCATGCCTCTTCAAAATGAccttaggttgcgtttgatatATCCAGGAACGGACCTTAAATCCTAGGGTCTTACCGCCCAAATGCTTCCAGACTGCTTTCGCATTATTTCATTGGAAAAAGTGGCTAGAATAGATTCTTAAACTACTTTTTGCCCACCTGAGCCTTAAAAGTCTGGGAGgttaaactcgagctcgactcgaacttgcttgttaatagtcacaaataacgtctcagagttttaaacggtgaagtttttctcgggtataatacggcgagcttgaaaaaaatagaaaaaatacggtaaattttaaaaaattttaaaaaactaaaaatgaggggaaaataaaataagtgagaaactactaacataaacatcaaaagataatttgcaacaaataaaaaatgaaaaatgaaaaaaaaaacggtttggcattgaaaaaactgaaaaaaatgaaaaacgtgAAAGAAGAGGcgaaaaaatgtgttctttcgtttttaatgttttttcaaagaaaatgcgctttttaaagtttaaacggccatttaatttatcacatttttcatgtttttttgtgaaaaaaaaatgcattttttgtgactatggacttaaaacaaactcaaattcaactcgtttataaaaaattcaagCTTGAGTTCAGAGATATGCtttaaatgttaaatgagttgagtttgagttgtaagaacgcGACTTGTTTAAACAAGTAGTCAccaaatgagttaaacgagctaacaagttaaaataaaTGGAACAAACTTAACATATACTAGTTAAATGAGTCAAAACTTGAGCTTGATGTTGTATTGTCAAGTCGAGCCTCACGGATAGCTCCAGTAGTCCAGATTGTAGCTGGAGATTCATTAAAGAGCCCTGATCCTGAATCTTCTTATAgatttctgttttttcattttatcaactCTTAATTAAGAGAGAGAATGTTCTAACCTtatggatatgatcttaagagtgagaTAATGGgtaacatatattaaattagcatttttttaattttattcgtatttttaataataaacaATAAACAGTTCTTATATCATCAAAACTTTGGTAATAGAAAAGTCAgtttattttacaaaaaaaaaacttaaattgaaaattatgtaaaTTGCATTTATGATTATGAATACAAAATTAACTTGTCTGGTTTTTATGTTGCACATATGGTCTGACATTAGgattaggggtgggcatcgggcccggcccggcccgtcgGGCCACTCAGCCCGACCCGAACGCAGCCCTGCCCACCCCGACCCCCTTTCCCGGTTTCCCCCGAccctcccgaccccctttcccctCTCGACCACCCTTCCGTCACCCTCCGGCGTTGGGTCCCCGCTGACGGCCCACACGGGCGTTGTGTCCCCGCCGACAGCCCACAAGGGCCCGCAGGGGCTGGttagggagagggggagcaggagcagagagggagagggagagggggagcggaggaggagggagagggagacggagaggGAAGAGGAGGGGGAGCGGGGGACGGAGGGTGGGAGTCGGGCCGCGGCCGGGctggcctatcgggcccgggcccggacCCTGCCCGGACTAGGGTTTTCTCAGTCCGGACCCGGGTCCAACCGGGCTGGCCCCAACGCCCAAGATATGACTAGAAGAAGTCTTCTACGATACTTATTGACACTTattatttaaagagagagagagaggtcaggGTGATGAGCCACGAAGTCGCCCATTTCATGGACAAAGGCCGCTGCTCCACCTGAGTCAACGGAAGACCGAGCAGGTGAAGAACATTTGTGAAGATTCACCAACATTATTTGTAAACTCAATGTCTAATAAATGAAATCTGGATCAACTGTAGTGATGTTGTGACAGAGTTAGGGTgcagccaaaaatttcttttatgtataagacactaaatatatgggtaacaaattttcaattgactttCAAATCCAT
Above is a window of Nymphaea colorata isolate Beijing-Zhang1983 chromosome 8, ASM883128v2, whole genome shotgun sequence DNA encoding:
- the LOC116259595 gene encoding cell number regulator 2-like; its protein translation is MNSNVPPQPGYAPSQPVFPINVQPWTTGLCDCFEEPTNCIITCCLPCITFGRNAEIIDRGSTSCASNAFIYCVIGCTGCSCFYSYPYRTRLRGQFQLAEAPIGDCLLHCCCTSCALCQEHRELKNRGFDPTIGWQGKQGRSNYGANEPPPVQPDMKK
- the LOC116259596 gene encoding protein PLANT CADMIUM RESISTANCE 6-like, encoding MGLSKKNDPNVGPPAPTHAGQAPPLQHPPDEAPQQYPPASAPDAAEPSNPCPFPPQAAAFHPPPQPTVPFPAPAQHQPRYPAPATCPPSGPQQPNQAPTPVQGFACENPYGPKPVTYPPSGPQQPNQAPTPVRGFASGNPYGPKPVTYPPSGPQQPNQAPTPVPGFAYENPYGPKPISYPPSDPQQPNQAPTPVPGFACVNPYGPKPVTYPPSCPQQPNQAPTPAGRYGPGPQYSADWTTGLFDCLEDPNSALITFCLPCLTFGQVAEILDGGQTSCATSAMMYSLITFAFTAPWILSCTYRTKLRTKYGLPESPAPDFIVHCLCETCALCQEYRELRNRGLDPALGWQGNMMLQSQPQQAMAPPVYQTMNM